AGAGCCACTTTTGTATTCCGACGACCTCACCAGACATACCCATCACCTCTCCATTGCTGCCCCAAAATGCCTGCCTGAAACCAACCTCCCACGGCCCAAAAACAAGCCCAAATCAACCTAAACGCTGCCGCCCAAAATCTTGAACACTTTTTGAAGCCCACTAAGCTATTAAGTCAACTTGAGTTCACCTTGTGATCAGCTCAATTAAAAATCGTTTGAGATTAACTCGCCTCATAACaaattgagtttaaaaatatttttgaagctcATTAATTATGTTTACAAACAAAGTTCCAACAATTATTGAAAAACCCTTCTAGGATGGAGCTTATAATTATTACTCGTCTCCTTTACCGACCCTAAACGTACATAAAGTGATAAATCTATGGCTTGGAAGCCCACCATAGAATCAAAAGCAAATCTCAGATCAAGTACCAGTTTGCATGACCAGTGACAAGTCCAATTCACTAACCAAAGTACCTTTTCATTGATTGTATAGTGAAGCACAATTAAACCAAAAAACTTCAGGAAACACTTGTCCGGGAGGGGAGAAATAAATCCCCCACATTCATCATTGAACCCTTTTCCATCTCTCATGTTTAGCCATCTCTGCTGTTATGATGAAGGAATGAGAATGAGGGCCCCActattcaaataattttttgttacaAAATATCAGTCGGAATTGACGTTTTCAAACTAACTTTTTGTAGAATAATGAAGGCTGATCGCAATGAGGTACATCAGACCCATTACCTTGCTAGGAAGGCCCTAATGAGTGACGGTGTCACTCATTTCCAGATCAACATCTTTTGCAAGGAGCTAGTGTATGGATCTTATATTATCCAAGTGTAgattcttttgttgttgttgatggtTTAATTATTTGTAAAGCTGTTTACTTTACCTAATGAATTTATTGTTCTTCCACCAAGAAAAACACGAAAGGTTTAGGAGCGTTTCCGGTAAGCTATTTGTTACTATTTCTAATCAAATTGTTTTCATTAAactaaaaattattaaaaatgtGTTAGGtgtctaaaaaaaaatgtgttgaaCGTTTTAGTTTGACCTTGTACAACATTAAAAGGTTTGTTTTTACTATTGTATATAGAACTCGAAGTATTGAATAGAACTcaattaaattaaaaacgaCTTTCATTTAGCCGTCCTTAAATACATATATCATAGGAGATACTTATATTCTCGCTTATTATACTAATTAACTCGAAGTATATGCTCCGTAATCCGCAATATGCGCCTAAACGgagtacttatatatataaaaatataaaaagcttctctctctctctctctctctctgtaatcaAAGTGGTGTtccggtttcttaaaaaaagaacttttagaaaaagaaggtaatttcaagctcaaaaatcatatgtttacgtaaataattttcctaccaatatggatcttgtttgatagatctcattgaaatcttttaaacggtgcaaaaaaaattaaaaaaatatttttcattttcattatacttgagtttgaaattatctccgtttgaaaaaaaaatactttttctaaAAGCGGAACACCACATATCCCATTGGAATCTGGGTCGCAATCTCTGTCTATTTCTTTAAtccttgactttttttttttttaatttggttttcttttggaGTAGTATTTCCTTAATCCTCTACGCTGGTGTGACGAACTCTTGAACGATTACATTGTGAAGATGGAGATGTCTTTAATTTTTTGACTGACTGCCCCAAACCAAATCGCCGTTCCTCTCTAAAGATCCGTAAGTACTACTCCACATGAATTCCCTTTATGCATCCGGATCTGAATTCTTACCCTTCAGCTCTTTTTATGCGTCTTGCCGAATTTACCTTGTATTGATTGGAATTGCTCGAGGATTTCATTCCCCAAAACAAATATTCTTCGCATTAAATGGTGACTAATTTACTTCCTTAATTAACGTTCGTTGTTTCAGATTGTGATCAGGACGTCAGATTTTGTTGGCAAATTGTGTTCGTAATCGaatttagtagtatttttttgttctggATTTTCATTGCTTAACTATTGAGAGCTACTATTTAGTTCACCGGACACTCGTACGATATGATTCTCCTTGATTCTTGTTGTCAGGGGCGATCCAAGGGTTGTTGCAAGGGGGGACCCGGCCCCTGCACAGCTCTAAATATTCTCGCTTATTATACTAATTTTCAGGTTAATTAAGAAAAGTTATATGGGATTGGCCCCTGCAAGTCCCTTGAGCGAAAAAAGTTTCTTGAAAATTTCTACATTCCTtgagggagggaaactaggccAAACACTAGAAGGAGGAGTCAGCCCTTGTTCGGGGTAAAAATTCCTGAAATTTCAAGGTATCAACATTTTATAGGTTGCGTGAATAAAATTAAACTGTGGCTACGCACATACACAAATCCTGCCCACCACTGCTTCTTGTCATAAGCTTTTCAAACATATGACAAGCAGCTTGTATGAAAAATCAGCCACATATAACATTTTTCTTTAAGTAATTTGAGGAACTTCTTGCCCTGTTTTATGGACATTCATGACTAGATCTTATTAATAAGGGATCAAGTTTTGATGATTAGCAGAAAATTTGGAAGTGTTTGAAATCCATGAGATTTCTGGTAGGCAGGTGGATATCCATAGATGACCTAATAAAAATGGAGAGTTCAAAAGGTGTTTTatctatcttttttttctttttcttttttcttttgctctttgTTGAAGTGTTGGTCATTGTTACTCATCTGAATTTTCCTTCAAACTGTACATTTGTTTCCGCATAGGGTCTGTTTGTTGCCCATATTAGGCATGATATTGGATTGCATATCACATGAGACAGCGTTTGAGCATTTGAATGCAATAATTAGTGCCAGACACCAATCCCACAAAAAATGAGATGTATAGTACCTTGGTGATGACGTATTGGTAAGCCAACCATTATTTATCCAGTGACTATGGTCTGATTACTCGTCCTATGGGCGTACATGTACACTCATAATATATCCGACCaatcaaacgaggccttaaGGTCTGTTCAGTTGagcattttcacatttttattCTAGGCATGccgttttttcatttttctagcaAATTTAGAGTACTTGAAAAGACATAAAACATTACAGGTGAATCATGGCGATGAAAGGGAATTCAGGAGACAACAGAACTAGGAGTTCCATATCAATCTTTATTGTTGCTGGGCTGTGTTGTTTCTTCTACCTTTTGGGTACGTGGCAAAGAAGTGGATTTGGCAAGGGAGACAGCATAGCTGTTGAGATCAACAATAAGGCCGATTGCAGCATACTTTCCAATCTCAATATCGAGACTCGTCATGGGGATGAAGCTGGGACAGTTGATGACGCGAAATCTGAATCCAAGGTTTTTGAACCATGTGGTGATCGCTTCATTGACTACACTCCGTGCCAACACCAAATGCGTGCAATGACATTTCCCAGAGAAAATATGAACTACAGAGAGCGACATTGTCCTCCAGAAGGAGAGAAGCTGCATTGCCTTGTTCCAGCACCAAAGGGATATGTAACTCCATTTCCATGGCCCATAAGTCGCGACTATGTCCCCTATGCAAATGCTCCATATAAGAGCTTGACGGTTGAGAAGGCAGTTCAGAACTGGATTCAGTATGAAGGCAGTGTGTTTAGGTTCCCAGGTGGTGGAACACAATTTCCTCATGGGGCAGATGCTTATATTAATGAACTTGCTTCAGTAATTCCGATGAATAATGGAGTGGTTAGAACTGCATTGGATACTGGTTGTGGGGTAAGTCAGAGGTTGAAAATactttgttaattttgtttttatctgtGTTGTTCTTCTGCCTTCTGCCTTCACTATTTATCTACTTCTATGTTCATTTTggctttcacattttcaagtttctttaTACGGAATGTGCTCGCTATCTTGGTATGGTTttcatttttgactttttgatttccCCTTTTTGTATGAGATTTATGATTTTTTCTCTTCTTGGTTCCTTGTCTGTGCCATGGTTCTTAAGACTGTTTTGGGTATGTAATGTTTTTGTTATTGGTGCAGTGCATACTTGTACCGGTGTAATATTTTTGAgttcaaattttatctttttttgacAATTGTATATCCATATTTTGTTTGTATGCATATGCTTAAAATGTTTAATGATCTAATAAGCATGAAAACATATATGTGAGTATCCTATTTAAAACTAGTAATCATGGTGACTTAAAGACCATATATCCAGAGAGAAAGAAAACTAACTagtttttttgtacaaaaagaatgaatgaatattttagaaaaaaatattaaagcaATAGCTTTCATTTCATGAAATGACCTCCTCAAAATACTAATAGAATACCCGCTATGTTCATGGTGTAACCGGTATTGCTGGTATGCTACAATATTCAAAACCTTGGTCTGTGCTGCTCGTTTTGGCTTGCTGGGGTTTTATATTTCTGATTGACTGTTGCTATTTGTTTTCATGATTAGGTTGCAAGTTGGGGTGCATACCTGTTTAAAAAGAATGTCCTAGCTATGTCATTTGCTCCAAGAGACTCACATGAAGCGCAAGTTCAATTTGCTTTGGAAAGAGGTGTGCCTGCAGTTATAGGTGTTCTTGGAACAATAAAGCTACCATACCCGTCTAGAGCATTTGACATGGCTCACTGTTCTCGTTGCCTGATTCCATGGGGTGTAAATGGTGAGATAGCTACTACAGTAGATTTCTTTGTGGGGAAACCGAGGGTTTCCTTGCcattggtcttgtatttttcggtttgaacatgcttttttcctttttatgaTCCAAGATGCTAATCTGGTTTTTTGATCAGCAATGACAATAGCTGCTCAAACAGGCTTGTTTCAGATTTGATTAATGATTCGAGTTTTGTACTTGTAAGATACATCATATGTTGATTCTTATCTCCTACAAATAGAAATGCACCATATTTAAATTGTGAGGAATCACAAGGCATCATTAGCTATCTAGTTTTTCTTGCTAATGAGCTTTACCATTTGGCTTCTCTCTAATTCAGCATTTAGCCAATTTTTATAGTCGCGTCGGCTTAGACACATAAACCATGACTTTTAGTTGAGGTTGGCTACAATAATTACTTGTATGCAAAGGCTCTTAAAAAGAATGTGATGCACAAGATTCAGTGGAGATTAAAGCCTTAAATGACGGGTGCTATGCACATTCTAATAAGTTAGGTTGGCTCGCTGAGAAATGATCACCTTTTTGTTTCCGTTGAGAGTGAGAGACCGACACTAATGCATGTGCAATACTGGTACGCGAAGGGTGTGGATGTTTTTCTCCGAGTCCGCATACCGTTTGAATAGAGCCTGCCCCTACCTGTGGCACTTAACTCATTTATAGCAACTAAGCAACGGACTTTGTGTGCAATGCCAATCTTGTGAAAGACTGTTATGAGAGTCCACTCGGAAAAATCAAAGATATTCCTCACCCTTACTAGGCGATTAATTGATTTATGAAGAGCCCATGTAATGTAATGTATATATACGTATCTATACACTTGTGTTATATACTTTTACATGTACGTGTGCATAACAACATCATTCCACTTCTCTTTGCAGATGGAATGTACATGATGGAAGTTGACCGAGTTCTTAGACCTGGTGGATACTGGGTACTTTCAGGTCCACCCATCAACTGGAGGACAAATTATAAAGCATGGCAGCGCCCAAAAGAGGAACTTGAGGAGGAGCAGAGGAAGATTGAAGAGGTTGCCAAACTTCTTTGCTGGGAAAAGAAGCATGAGAAGGGTGAAATTGCCATCTGGAGAAAAAGATTAAATAACAAGAACTGCCCTGAGCGAGATTCTAGTGCTACTATGTGTGAATCCACAAATGCAGACAATGTCTGGTATGTTTTTGCACTTGATAACTCTAAGTATTCAACCAGCTTCTTCCATTTTAAGAGGCCAAACTGTTGACTTTATGCCGTGATGGGTTAGAGGCGGCATCTTTCTGATAATTAAATTTCAGTTAGTCTCTCTACCTTCTTCCAGTTTCATATTTGAGTGGACATATTAACCAAAACTCGATTTTTGGTGTCTGCTTTCTCTGGCTGCGAGTCTTTCTTACACCAGTTTCAGGCCATGGTCGGCTTCCCTTGAAAACTATTGACGGTGAAGGGTGTATAAAAGATTCAGTATATGATCTAGATGTTTTCTTAATGCTCTCAACTTCATTGTATGACAGCTCGGCCATGAGCCTATATTTGTGAATAATCAAAGTTTTCATCCTCATATTGTATATTAGGATGAGTTGTGAATAATATTAAGCaattcaaaacataaaaaaatattcaagaagaACTACTCAGCTTCTGATTTATTAACCTTTCTGGGTTGTGTAGGTACAAGAAGATGGAGGCATGCGTAACTCCTTATCCAGGGACTAGTAGTCCAGATGAAGTTGCTGGTGGTGAATTGAAACCATTTCCAAAGAGACTTGATGATGTTCCTCCCCGAATAGCCCGTGGGTCTGTCCCCAGAGTATCTGTTGAATCATTCCTGGAGGACAACAAATTATGGAAGAAGCATATTAAAGCTTATAAGAGGGTCAATAAGATTATCGACTCTGGGAGATATCGTAATATTATGGACATGAATGCTGGTGTAGGAAGTTTTGCTGCTGCAATTGAATCTCCCAATTTGTGGGTAATGAATGTCATGCCAACTATAGCTGAGAAGGATACACTAGGTGTTATATTCGAACGGGGCTTGATTGGCATATATCATGATTGGTATGTTTCTGAAAAACATTTCTTATCTGGTTGATTGTTGCTCTACCATCATCTtgtggttctctctctctctctctctctctctctctctctctctctctctctctctcatgcatctGAGCTACTGTTTGGGGAATCAAATTATCCATATAGCAAGAGGAAATTAGCTTTCTTATTTGGTCATAATTAGTAGTAAACACTGTAAATGTATCCTTCTCAATATAGTTCTAGTATTGAcaattagttttttcttttatcctaGTATTCAACTATCTTTTTTATCACTAGCGTTGTGATTTTTTTATCCCGTGCATTGAACGGGCACAAACGCTAGTTAGTTGTAAACAAATGTAAGTCACCATTACAGACAAGATTAGGTATCATAGAGCTAGAAACAGTAAATGAACATCTGGTATGATTCATTCCTGTAATTTTGTTCGTTTTTAAGTCAAATGCTATTCGGTTAACCTCAGATCTTTGCCATTGCTAACAATTAACAATAGATGAAAAGAAGGATAGCAATAAAAGCTTACAGCTTTAAGTGGTATATTGAAACTCGTTTTTATTCGCTTTGTGTACTCAGATGTCAGATGTCTTTTGTCTTTCTGATgtgtttccttttgtttttcgtCTCCTTGTTCAGGTGTGAAGCCTTCTCTACATACCCCAGGACATACGACCTTATTCATGCTAATGGTGTGTTCAGCTTATACAAGGACAAGTAAGCTTTTTTCCCTTATTCCTGAATACTACATTCCGTCTGAGGCCAACTGTTTTGTCTGCTGATTGGTCTTTCTGAGCAATTCATTTTACTCATCAATGCATGCACTTAACGATTTCAATCCTCTTTTTCACCCTGCTGCTGAAAATGTCTCAAACAGAACATAGGTGGGCTTAACCCACCTCCACGTTCAGACCATCCTCTGATCTACGACCAACCTCAGCTCGCTAAAGTCAGATGTCTTTAACGCATGATCTGCAAGGGCATTGTTGTGCTTGGTCGCCTTCGCTAACATTTAGACCTTATCTTGCTTATTGAGTATCCAGGAATCTCTTCATATTTCTGAAATTCGTTGAGAATTCGATTTCTGCTTTTCACCGAGAATGCAGGGGACTACGATGTGCACTCGTACTTATCACAAGCATTGACAGTTGATTGGTCGTGCTATAGTAATAAGTGGGTAGATAGATTGGAAAGTTGTATCATGTATAAAGTGCACCACCTGACTGAGACCTAGCTTGCATCATTCGAAGCGCGTCGTATACCTCTGCCATTCAAAAGATCGTTAACGATACGATTATACAGTATAAGGAAAATCCCgaatttggatccaaaattgACGGCTTTGTGTGAGTTTATCCATGCGCTTATCCTCTTAGgcattctttttctgaaaaacTAGTAAAATTAAGAAGACCACTTGGAGTTGTGCAGGGGCCAGGTCATCCCCTTCTGTCTGCCTTGTGGGCGGCAACACACGTTTTCACGCACTAGCTCATACACAACTGGATTAACAAAGAAAAGGTTAGGTTATATTCTTTGCTTGAACAGTCAACCACCTAGGTAATGATCTGGCATAAGGAGAAGATCAGGTGTGCTATTGCAGTTTAGCTATGGACAACAACTTTTTTGACTCCCTCTCTCAGAAGGGTGGTGCAATCCAATTCATCTTTTTTGCAAGACCTTCCTCCCTTTTTATAAAAGGTGTCAAATAGTAGGTCTCTAGAGTTTTTCACTCCATTAAATGAAACACACGTCAGCCAAATGTGGCCTTGTTGACTGAGCAGATATGCTGCTGTGAATGATAATGGTCCGGTAGAAAGATCTTACAAGTCCATCCAACTGATATTGTTCCTATATTTCTGTACGCGACATACCATCCCGGCTTTACCAGCTACCTAATGCTTTTGTTTTCTGAGGTGAAAATTGCTTCTCAAATTTCGCAATCTGTGCAGGTGCAATGCAGAGGACATTCTCCTAGAAATGGATCGGATCCTACGACCCGAAGGTGCAGTTATATTCCGTGACCAAGAGGATGTACTAGTCAAGGTGAAAAAACTTGTATCTGGTATGAGGTGGATTACCAAAATGGTGGATCATGAGGATGGGCCCCTCGTCCCTGAGAAGGTATTGTTCGCAGTTAAACAGTACTGGGTTGCTGGGGGGAACAACTCGACATCGGAACAGTGAACGATGAAGAAATGGGAAGGCATTGTGGCATGATTGTGCGGCAGTGCTGGTAGGTTTGACTGTTAGTCCAAACGGTCTTTCAGTAATTTCTCGTTGTCCGTAGCTGGGAAAAGTTCAGCAATCAGTAGAGGCTGCTGGTGGagcttttttgttgtttgttggtCCATTTTTTCTGCACTAGTTAGAGATACTTAGGCATATTTATTCATCCAGGGTGATTTGGGATCCATTTCTAGTTTTTtaactctcttttctttttctctttttgctaATGGGGTTTTTGTGATAAGCCCAGTTCTGTAAACAGATCTTAAGGTCATTctaatgcttttttttttttttacatgctATTGCTCTCTGTAAACATGCTATTGTTGGAGTATTCATTTTCCCCAATTTCCATTTATCACTAGCGAGTAGCAACGGAGTTGTGATTGTATATTGTTTTGCTAGATTTCTGCTTTTTTGACGGAAATAAGTTGATATAACTTCATTAAATAATCTTGATGTATACtgttatgtttgttttttttccccctcaagttttttttttggtaaatgaagATTTTATAGAACAAAAAGATGTACAGTGTCAAAGGGGCATACCCCGCCCGAAATCAGCTAGACAGATCCTGACTACATAAAAACCCTACAGCTATTTGAATCTATACAGACCCATCAGCTATACATTTCCATCATAAAATCCACAGAAAGAAACAACTCAACCATCAAAAATGCAACTAGGCAGGCGCCACATAGCACAAATGGCCCTATTAATCCCGGTCTCCTTAACCTTCTCCAAGCACTAATGCAAGCTCCAATGTTCGTAACAACTCTGGCCTCCATTGTTTGAACATCAAGTTACAATGTTGGAAAATACGGCTGTTTCTTTCACCCCAAACATGATAAACTAAAGCTGCCAACGCTTCTTTAGAAACCAAGTTCAAGAAGAGAGAACCTTTATGATGCTGCACCATCCATCCGACAATCTGGGATAAAGTGTAATCAATACAAGGTTAACGAAATCTCCTCTGAACAGCACTCCAAAGTTGAGAAGTATATTGAAAGAACAAGTGCTCATGGGACTCCACAGCACTTGCACACAGTACACATTGAGCCTCCATCAACACACCCCAAATGATGCAGCCTGTCCTTAGTAGACAAGCGCCGTAGAATTGCCAACCATTGTATTATTGACCATCTAGGGATAGCAGGTTTAAACCAAACAACCTTGGCCCATTCCACCACAGGCTTTGGGCTTCTAAACGCATTCCATGCTGATTGGATGGAGAATTTCCCAGACGCATTCAAATTCCAGACCATTGTTTCTTCTTGGGCCAAGTGAGGTATGAAGGAGTCAGGAGTGTTCCTTATGATTTCTCTAGTGACAGAGTTTCTTTCCCTAGGCCAATGCCACTTTTGATCCACAATAATAGAAGCTACTTTAGCAAACAGATTTCTCCCAAAGTTATACACAACCCTGGCTCCAAACTTAGTCAACAAGGGGCCAAGAGGATGCCAATTATCCAGCCAAAGAAATGTCTTGTTTCCATTGCCCACTAGGTAAAGTAATCCAGGGCTACACCAAGGGTCtcaacttgaaaattttccaaatagTCCACGAAGCAGTTATAggctataggaataggaatagCCCACATGCACTTCCCTTTAATTATATAAGTGTGTACCCACTTGATCTACAAGATGTCAGCCCATGAAACCTTTGCACCTGCACTCTTCATTTCAGGGTCTGACCAGAAAAAGGGATCTTAACATCTTCTCAAGTTGTCATGTTTATGTGTTTCGTTATTCAAGTTGGCCGGGTTGGCCATGTCCTTATTCAGCCAATTAATGGTTGTAgactcttttgtttttgtttttgtttttatcataATTAATTGTTGTAGGCTGATTTTGATAATTCTTGCTTCTGGTTTAGCATCCTGAATTagtaaaaggaaaggaaaaagaacagGGACATCAGCCAAGTGGTTTTAATGGAACTACTCATTCTGTTAATAACGCAATCAGCCATGAGGATGAGCTCTCTCATTTATAATTTGCTGTATCCTGTATGCATCATCAAGACTactgaactacatataattctCCAGAATACCCAGGAGAAAAGTATCAGTATCATTTCCCCAAGTTTATTACTAGTAattacttagagcatctccaatgcttTATCCCTTTCTTCTacccaaacccaaaatttgagtaaaaacatCAAAAATCCATCTCCAATCCCATACGCATTTCCTTACCCATGTTGAGTTTTACTCTTTTCCTTGCTCGAATTTGaggagaaatccctaccaatttactttgaaatccataATGGCAAAATCAAGATGACAGACAGTAGTCCTAATGTTTTATGTAGAGACCGAATGTTTATGAGCCAATCCATGCATGGTAAAAATCATAAGCTGGGGTGGTGGCTCGTGGCGGTGGCGCACGGTTGTGGTTCTAGTTTTTTGGgttgtctgtttttttttttcctgttgtttCCGTGTTTTTCTGCTCACGCTTTCACGTTGTGTTCTATTCCTTAGGTTTCACGGCCTTCGATTGTTGTTGGCACCCTTTGTTTCAGGCGATAGCACAGTTGTGTTTTTGTATCATGTTTGTTAAACCCTTGTACTcttctttcatatatatatatatatatatatatatatatatatatatatatatatatatatatatcataagCTTTGTAAAAAAGTGATACaaggttttttcaaaataaaagtcgAGAACACGTACACAACTCATCAAGTACTAGTTGTGAGATAGTCAAATATGCCCTATCAATTGAGCTTTCATTGTCCTGGCAAGGAGACTTCCATAGTTGGGTTCAGGGAGAAGCATCGTTGGATATTTCTTCTGTTCATTAAGCAGTAAagtattgaaaagaaaaaaaaaacaagtaccaAGCACTAGTATTCAACTCCTGTCCAAATTGTCTTGTCACCCAaaatgtgaaaaagaaaaagagaaaaagaaggtacATGGTAATAGATAAAAAGGTGACAAACTGTCATGAATAAACCCTTGGCATGTAACATCCACTCACATGCAATATTGGTAACCCCACAAGACTACTTTATGAGAGGAACTAAAATTGTGGAGACAGAAGCCTCTCAAATCAACTCTTTGTTCTCTCTCAACTTATTCAAACATGTCTCGTCTTTAATATCTCCCCAAGCCCTTGCTATTTTCCTTAGTCTCCTTGCCATTTTATGCCTTCATCTCACACGTTTTTGATCCTCTCAAGTCTCAAATTTTTCGAAAACTATTTCATTTGATTTCCTTGTATTAGCTTATAGAGCAATTCAGCTTTCTCATCATCCCCATAAGCCCCTTTATCATAGGCCTCTTCACCTGCTTCTTCAACTAAAActcctctccttttttttttttttttttttccaccttAACACTTGAATCTGCATAAAACCTGTCTCATATTATACTCCTATGGAAAGCCAAACAGATTACGCCGAAAACCTTCGCGTCGCCTCGTTTTCCGCTTACCTCAACTCCACAGATGACGACAGCTTTCTGCTCAAGCTCACTGGAGCAATTCCCGATCCCATTTCGCCCGAAGTGACTCCACGCCTCAAAAGCACTTTCGTTAGAAGCAAGACTACTGAAGAGGGTGAAATAGGCGTGTTTGGTGCTGAAAAATACTTCAACATGAAAATGGATTATTACCAGACTCCAAAAGCACTGATCGATCACAACAGCCAAACAATGATCGAACAGGAAAAGCCAAAGTTGAGGGCTGGAACTCCCAGTGTTACTTCTGATGCCAGCTCCAATAGCCAAATAGCATTATTGCCAACTTTTTCGGAAAACCGGCCTCGGATTAAGCCCAGAACGGGGTTTGGAAAGAGCTGTTTCACTGGATTTGGCTGCAATGTGCCCTGTTTGGTTAAGAAGTCTGTTCGTATCAATGAGCCTGTCGAATATGGTATGGTTCAAAGGAGAGATGTGGGAAAAGACTCCTTTCGTTTCGCAAATCCGGTTGTGTTTGACGGAACAAAGGATTCCTCCCAATCAAGATTAATTCAGGTTCCTGATTCTGTTATAGAAAATTTCACAGTTGGAAAGCACTTAGAAGATGCGCGAAAGTCGATTGAGGTGTTTGGCTCTCAACAAGTAACCAAGAAAAAGTGCGATATCACGACGAATCTGGAGAGGAAACTGGCAATGCTGACATGGGATGCGATTCCGAAATCCAAAAACATAGCACCAACATTGGAAAGCGGGACGGGACCGATCGACGATATCCAGAGCGATGCCAGTTCTGATCTTTTCGAGATTGAGACCGGACACCCGTTGCTGACAATATTGCAACTGCAAGGAACTCAAGATCA
This DNA window, taken from Rhododendron vialii isolate Sample 1 chromosome 8a, ASM3025357v1, encodes the following:
- the LOC131336304 gene encoding probable methyltransferase PMT2 — protein: MAMKGNSGDNRTRSSISIFIVAGLCCFFYLLGTWQRSGFGKGDSIAVEINNKADCSILSNLNIETRHGDEAGTVDDAKSESKVFEPCGDRFIDYTPCQHQMRAMTFPRENMNYRERHCPPEGEKLHCLVPAPKGYVTPFPWPISRDYVPYANAPYKSLTVEKAVQNWIQYEGSVFRFPGGGTQFPHGADAYINELASVIPMNNGVVRTALDTGCGVASWGAYLFKKNVLAMSFAPRDSHEAQVQFALERGVPAVIGVLGTIKLPYPSRAFDMAHCSRCLIPWGVNDGMYMMEVDRVLRPGGYWVLSGPPINWRTNYKAWQRPKEELEEEQRKIEEVAKLLCWEKKHEKGEIAIWRKRLNNKNCPERDSSATMCESTNADNVWYKKMEACVTPYPGTSSPDEVAGGELKPFPKRLDDVPPRIARGSVPRVSVESFLEDNKLWKKHIKAYKRVNKIIDSGRYRNIMDMNAGVGSFAAAIESPNLWVMNVMPTIAEKDTLGVIFERGLIGIYHDWCEAFSTYPRTYDLIHANGVFSLYKDKCNAEDILLEMDRILRPEGAVIFRDQEDVLVKVKKLVSGMRWITKMVDHEDGPLVPEKVLFAVKQYWVAGGNNSTSEQ
- the LOC131298698 gene encoding uncharacterized protein LOC131298698 translates to MKSAGAKVSWADIFPGLLYLVGNGNKTFLWLDNWHPLGPLLTKFGARVVYNFGRNLFAKVASIIVDQKWHWPRERNSVTREIIRNTPDSFIPHLAQEETMVWNLNASGKFSIQSAWNAFRSPKPVVEWAKVVWFKPAIPRWSIIQWLAILRRLSTKDRLHHLGCVDGGSMCTIVGWMVQHHKGSLFLNLVSKEALAALVYHVWGERNSRIFQHCNLMFKQWRPELLRTLELALVLGEEKMDQQTTKKLHQQPLLIAELFPATDNEKLLKDRLD